The segment CGAACTGGTGGCATGGGCGCGCAAGAACGATTTTTCGCTTGCGCTGCCGGTTGAACGTCTGGCGTTTTTGCTGGCTATCGCCACCCTGAACGGTGAGCGGATGGACGGTGAGATGAGTGAAGGCGAGTTGATTGACGCATTTCGTCATGTCAGTAAAGCGTTCGAACAAACCCACGAAACCGTTCAGGTGCGTGCCAATAACGCCATCAACGATATGGTGCGGCAGCGTCTGCTCAACCGTTTTACCAGCGAACTGACGGAAGGCCATGCGATTTACCGCCTGACGCCGTTAGCTATCGGTATCACTGACTACTATATTCGCCAGCGTGAGTTTTCCACCCTGCGTCTGTCGATGCAGCTGTCGATCGTGGCGCAAGAGCTGAAACGTGCGGCGGATGCTGCGGAAGAAGACGGTGATGAATTTCACTGGCATCGCAACGTGTTTGCGCCGCTGAAATATTCGGTGGCGGAGATCTTCGACAGTATCGACATGACGCAACGCCTGATGGATGAACAGCAGCAGGCGGTGAAGACCGATATCGCCGATCTGCTGAACAAAGACTGGCGCGCGGCGATCTCCAGTTGTGAAATGCTGCTGTCAGAAACCTCCGGCACCCTGCGTGAGTTGCAGGATACGCTGGAGGCGGCGGGCGATAAGTTGCAGGCCAATCTGCTGCGTATCCAGGACGCTACCCTGAGCAGCCCGGATCTCGGTTTTGTCGACAAGCTGGTGTTTGATCTGCAAAACAAGCTGGATCGCATTATCAGCTGGGGCCAGCAGGCTATTGACCTGTGGATCGGTTATGACCGCCATGTTCACAAATTCATTCGTACCGCCATCGACATGGACAAGAACCGCGTATTCGCCCAGCGTTTACGTTTGTCGGTACAAAACTATTTCGACCAACCCTGGGCGCTGACTTACGCCAATGCCGACCGCCTGTTTGATATGCGCGACGAAGAGATGACGCTGCGTAACGACGAGGTGATGGGCGAGCTGCCGGCGGAGCTGGAGTACGAAGAGTTTAACGAGATTCGTGAGCAGCTGGCGGCGATGATTGAAGAAGCCTTACAGGTGTATAAGCAGGAACACAAACCCCTTAACCTCGCGACGGTGATGCGTGACTATCTGGCGCAATATCCGCGCGCGCGTCATTTTGATCTGGCGCGCATTGTCATCGATCAGGCGGTTCGTCTTGGCGTCGCCGAGGCTGATTTAGCCGGTCTGCCTGCGGAATGGCAGACCATTAATGAATACGGAGCCAAGGTGCAGGCACATGTCATCGACAAATATTGAACAAGTGATGCCAGTCAAACTGGCGCTGGCACTGGCAAATCCCCTTTTTCCTGCG is part of the Pantoea phytobeneficialis genome and harbors:
- the mukF gene encoding chromosome partition protein MukF; the protein is MSDFSQTVPELVAWARKNDFSLALPVERLAFLLAIATLNGERMDGEMSEGELIDAFRHVSKAFEQTHETVQVRANNAINDMVRQRLLNRFTSELTEGHAIYRLTPLAIGITDYYIRQREFSTLRLSMQLSIVAQELKRAADAAEEDGDEFHWHRNVFAPLKYSVAEIFDSIDMTQRLMDEQQQAVKTDIADLLNKDWRAAISSCEMLLSETSGTLRELQDTLEAAGDKLQANLLRIQDATLSSPDLGFVDKLVFDLQNKLDRIISWGQQAIDLWIGYDRHVHKFIRTAIDMDKNRVFAQRLRLSVQNYFDQPWALTYANADRLFDMRDEEMTLRNDEVMGELPAELEYEEFNEIREQLAAMIEEALQVYKQEHKPLNLATVMRDYLAQYPRARHFDLARIVIDQAVRLGVAEADLAGLPAEWQTINEYGAKVQAHVIDKY